One Bos javanicus breed banteng chromosome 9, ARS-OSU_banteng_1.0, whole genome shotgun sequence DNA window includes the following coding sequences:
- the VNN1 gene encoding pantetheinase isoform X2: protein MIMSQLLNYVAVLFFCVSRASSLDTFIAAVYEHAVILPNATLVPVSPEEALAVMNRNLDLLEGAVTSASKQGAHIIVTPEDGIYGFNFTRESIYPYLEDIPDPQVNWIPCNNPDRFGHTPVQQRLSCLAKDNSIYIVANIGDKKSCNASDPQCPPDGRYQYNTDVVFDSKGKLVARYHKQNLFLNEDQFNAPKEPEVVTFNTTFGKFGIFTCFDILFHDPAVTLVRDSRVDTILFPTAWMNVLPHLSAIEFHSAWAMGMRVNFLASNLHYPLKKMTGSGIYAPDSPRAFHYDMKTEEGKLLLAQLDSHPHPTPVVNWTSYASGVEAHSVGNQEFTGIIFFDEFTFLELKEIGGNHTVCQRDLCCHLSYKMSEKRSDEVYALGAFDGLHTVEGSYYLQICTLLKCKTTDLHTCGDSVETASTRFEMFSLSGTFGTQYVFPEVLLSEIQLAPGEFQVSNDGRLFSLKPTSGPVLTVTLFGRLYEKDSAPNTLSDLTTQALRLNPKTDAWKSK from the exons ATGATTATGTCTCAGTTGCTCAACTATGTGGccgttttgtttttctgtgtctccAGAGCCAGCTCCCTGGATACCTTTATTGCAGCTGTTTATGAGCATGCAGTCATATTGCCTAATGCCACCCTCGTGCCAGTGTCTCCTGAAGAGGCCTTGGCAGTAATGAACCGGAATTTGGATCTTCTGGAGGGAGCAGTGACGTCAGCATCGAAGCAG GGTGCACATATCATTGTGACCCCAGAAGATGGCATTTATGGTTTTAACTTCACCAGGGAATCTATCTACCCATACTTGGAGGATATCCCAGACCCTCAAGTGAACTGGATCCCTTGTAATAATCCTGACAG ATTTGGTCACACCCCAgtgcaacaaagactcagctgTCTGGCCAAGGATAACTCCATCTACATTGTGGCAAATATCGGGGACAAGAAGTCATGCAACGCCAGCGACCCTCAGTGTCCCCCTGACGGTCGTTACCAATACAATACTGATGTGGTGTTTGATTCTAAGGGAAAACTGGTGGCACGCTACCATAAG CAAAATCTTTTCTTGAATGAAGATCAATTCAATGCACCCAAGGAACCTGAGGTCGTGACTTTCAACACCACCTTTGGAAAGTTTGGCATTTTCACGTGCTTTGATATTCTCTTCCACGATCCTGCTGTGACTCTGGTGAGAGATTCCCGTGTGGACACCATACTCTTCCCAACAGCTTGGATGAATGTTTTGCCACATTTGTCAGCTATTGAATTCCACTCAGCTTGGGCTATGGGCATGAGAGTCAACTTCCTAGCATCCAATCTACATTACCCCTTGAAGAAAATGACAG GGAGTGGAATCTATGCACCTGATTCTCCACGAGCATTTCATTATGatatgaagacagaggaaggaaaactcctcCTCGCACAATTGGACTCGCACCCACACCCCACACCGGTGGTGAATTGGACTTCCTATGCCAGTGGTGTAGAAGCCCACTCAGTGGGAAACCAGGAATTTACAGGCATCATCTTTTTTGATGAATTCACCTTCTTGGAGCTCAAAGAAATTGGAGGAAATCACACAGTTTGTCAGAGAGATCTCTGCTGTCATCTAAGTTACAAGATGTCTGAGAAAAGATCAGATGAAGTTTATGCCCTGGGGGCATTTGATGGACTACATACTGTTGAAGGGAGCTATTATTTACAG ATTTGTACTCTGCTGAAGTGTAAAACAACAGACTTACACACTTGTGGTGACTCAGTTGAGACTGCTTCCACCAGGTTTGAAATGTTCTCCCTCAGTGGCACGTTCGGAACCCAGTATGTCTTCCCTGAGGTGTTGCTGAGTGAAATTCAGCTTgcacctggagaatttcag GTATCGAATGATGGACGCTTGTTCAGCCTGAAGCCAACATCTGGACCTGTTTTGACAGTGACTCTCTTCGGAAGGTTATATGAGAAGGATAGTGCACCAAATACTTTATCAGACCTCACGACACAAGCGCTAAGG CTCAATCCAAAGACAGACGCGTGGAAAAGTAAATAA
- the VNN1 gene encoding pantetheinase isoform X3: MIMSQLLNYVAVLFFCVSRASSLDTFIAAVYEHAVILPNATLVPVSPEEALAVMNRNLDLLEGAVTSASKQGAHIIVTPEDGIYGFNFTRESIYPYLEDIPDPQVNWIPCNNPDRFGHTPVQQRLSCLAKDNSIYIVANIGDKKSCNASDPQCPPDGRYQYNTDVVFDSKGKLVARYHKQNLFLNEDQFNAPKEPEVVTFNTTFGKFGIFTCFDILFHDPAVTLVRDSRVDTILFPTAWMNVLPHLSAIEFHSAWAMGMRVNFLASNLHYPLKKMTGSGIYAPDSPRAFHYDMKTEEGKLLLAQLDSHPHPTPVVNWTSYASGVEAHSVGNQEFTGIIFFDEFTFLELKEIGGNHTVCQRDLCCHLSYKMSEKRSDEVYALGAFDGLHTVEGSYYLQICTLLKCKTTDLHTCGDSVETASTRFEMFSLSGTFGTQYVFPEVLLSEIQLAPGEFQVSNDGRLFSLKPTSGPVLTVTLFGRLYEKDSAPNTLSDLTTQALRYL, from the exons ATGATTATGTCTCAGTTGCTCAACTATGTGGccgttttgtttttctgtgtctccAGAGCCAGCTCCCTGGATACCTTTATTGCAGCTGTTTATGAGCATGCAGTCATATTGCCTAATGCCACCCTCGTGCCAGTGTCTCCTGAAGAGGCCTTGGCAGTAATGAACCGGAATTTGGATCTTCTGGAGGGAGCAGTGACGTCAGCATCGAAGCAG GGTGCACATATCATTGTGACCCCAGAAGATGGCATTTATGGTTTTAACTTCACCAGGGAATCTATCTACCCATACTTGGAGGATATCCCAGACCCTCAAGTGAACTGGATCCCTTGTAATAATCCTGACAG ATTTGGTCACACCCCAgtgcaacaaagactcagctgTCTGGCCAAGGATAACTCCATCTACATTGTGGCAAATATCGGGGACAAGAAGTCATGCAACGCCAGCGACCCTCAGTGTCCCCCTGACGGTCGTTACCAATACAATACTGATGTGGTGTTTGATTCTAAGGGAAAACTGGTGGCACGCTACCATAAG CAAAATCTTTTCTTGAATGAAGATCAATTCAATGCACCCAAGGAACCTGAGGTCGTGACTTTCAACACCACCTTTGGAAAGTTTGGCATTTTCACGTGCTTTGATATTCTCTTCCACGATCCTGCTGTGACTCTGGTGAGAGATTCCCGTGTGGACACCATACTCTTCCCAACAGCTTGGATGAATGTTTTGCCACATTTGTCAGCTATTGAATTCCACTCAGCTTGGGCTATGGGCATGAGAGTCAACTTCCTAGCATCCAATCTACATTACCCCTTGAAGAAAATGACAG GGAGTGGAATCTATGCACCTGATTCTCCACGAGCATTTCATTATGatatgaagacagaggaaggaaaactcctcCTCGCACAATTGGACTCGCACCCACACCCCACACCGGTGGTGAATTGGACTTCCTATGCCAGTGGTGTAGAAGCCCACTCAGTGGGAAACCAGGAATTTACAGGCATCATCTTTTTTGATGAATTCACCTTCTTGGAGCTCAAAGAAATTGGAGGAAATCACACAGTTTGTCAGAGAGATCTCTGCTGTCATCTAAGTTACAAGATGTCTGAGAAAAGATCAGATGAAGTTTATGCCCTGGGGGCATTTGATGGACTACATACTGTTGAAGGGAGCTATTATTTACAG ATTTGTACTCTGCTGAAGTGTAAAACAACAGACTTACACACTTGTGGTGACTCAGTTGAGACTGCTTCCACCAGGTTTGAAATGTTCTCCCTCAGTGGCACGTTCGGAACCCAGTATGTCTTCCCTGAGGTGTTGCTGAGTGAAATTCAGCTTgcacctggagaatttcag GTATCGAATGATGGACGCTTGTTCAGCCTGAAGCCAACATCTGGACCTGTTTTGACAGTGACTCTCTTCGGAAGGTTATATGAGAAGGATAGTGCACCAAATACTTTATCAGACCTCACGACACAAGCGCTAAGG TATTTGTGA
- the VNN1 gene encoding pantetheinase isoform X1 yields the protein MIMSQLLNYVAVLFFCVSRASSLDTFIAAVYEHAVILPNATLVPVSPEEALAVMNRNLDLLEGAVTSASKQGAHIIVTPEDGIYGFNFTRESIYPYLEDIPDPQVNWIPCNNPDRFGHTPVQQRLSCLAKDNSIYIVANIGDKKSCNASDPQCPPDGRYQYNTDVVFDSKGKLVARYHKQNLFLNEDQFNAPKEPEVVTFNTTFGKFGIFTCFDILFHDPAVTLVRDSRVDTILFPTAWMNVLPHLSAIEFHSAWAMGMRVNFLASNLHYPLKKMTGSGIYAPDSPRAFHYDMKTEEGKLLLAQLDSHPHPTPVVNWTSYASGVEAHSVGNQEFTGIIFFDEFTFLELKEIGGNHTVCQRDLCCHLSYKMSEKRSDEVYALGAFDGLHTVEGSYYLQICTLLKCKTTDLHTCGDSVETASTRFEMFSLSGTFGTQYVFPEVLLSEIQLAPGEFQVSNDGRLFSLKPTSGPVLTVTLFGRLYEKDSAPNTLSDLTTQALRVMFIVIILIVYSLYW from the exons ATGATTATGTCTCAGTTGCTCAACTATGTGGccgttttgtttttctgtgtctccAGAGCCAGCTCCCTGGATACCTTTATTGCAGCTGTTTATGAGCATGCAGTCATATTGCCTAATGCCACCCTCGTGCCAGTGTCTCCTGAAGAGGCCTTGGCAGTAATGAACCGGAATTTGGATCTTCTGGAGGGAGCAGTGACGTCAGCATCGAAGCAG GGTGCACATATCATTGTGACCCCAGAAGATGGCATTTATGGTTTTAACTTCACCAGGGAATCTATCTACCCATACTTGGAGGATATCCCAGACCCTCAAGTGAACTGGATCCCTTGTAATAATCCTGACAG ATTTGGTCACACCCCAgtgcaacaaagactcagctgTCTGGCCAAGGATAACTCCATCTACATTGTGGCAAATATCGGGGACAAGAAGTCATGCAACGCCAGCGACCCTCAGTGTCCCCCTGACGGTCGTTACCAATACAATACTGATGTGGTGTTTGATTCTAAGGGAAAACTGGTGGCACGCTACCATAAG CAAAATCTTTTCTTGAATGAAGATCAATTCAATGCACCCAAGGAACCTGAGGTCGTGACTTTCAACACCACCTTTGGAAAGTTTGGCATTTTCACGTGCTTTGATATTCTCTTCCACGATCCTGCTGTGACTCTGGTGAGAGATTCCCGTGTGGACACCATACTCTTCCCAACAGCTTGGATGAATGTTTTGCCACATTTGTCAGCTATTGAATTCCACTCAGCTTGGGCTATGGGCATGAGAGTCAACTTCCTAGCATCCAATCTACATTACCCCTTGAAGAAAATGACAG GGAGTGGAATCTATGCACCTGATTCTCCACGAGCATTTCATTATGatatgaagacagaggaaggaaaactcctcCTCGCACAATTGGACTCGCACCCACACCCCACACCGGTGGTGAATTGGACTTCCTATGCCAGTGGTGTAGAAGCCCACTCAGTGGGAAACCAGGAATTTACAGGCATCATCTTTTTTGATGAATTCACCTTCTTGGAGCTCAAAGAAATTGGAGGAAATCACACAGTTTGTCAGAGAGATCTCTGCTGTCATCTAAGTTACAAGATGTCTGAGAAAAGATCAGATGAAGTTTATGCCCTGGGGGCATTTGATGGACTACATACTGTTGAAGGGAGCTATTATTTACAG ATTTGTACTCTGCTGAAGTGTAAAACAACAGACTTACACACTTGTGGTGACTCAGTTGAGACTGCTTCCACCAGGTTTGAAATGTTCTCCCTCAGTGGCACGTTCGGAACCCAGTATGTCTTCCCTGAGGTGTTGCTGAGTGAAATTCAGCTTgcacctggagaatttcag GTATCGAATGATGGACGCTTGTTCAGCCTGAAGCCAACATCTGGACCTGTTTTGACAGTGACTCTCTTCGGAAGGTTATATGAGAAGGATAGTGCACCAAATACTTTATCAGACCTCACGACACAAGCGCTAAGGGTAATGTTCATAGTTATAATACTTATTGTGTACTCATTATATTGGTAG